AGCTGAAGGTCAGGGCGAGGTCGGCGCGCCCCTCGCGCACCGCTTCGACCGCCTGGGGCGGCTCGGCCTCGACGTACTGCAGCTCGATACCGGGGCGCTCGCGAGCGAGTTCGGCCATCAGGCGTGGCAGCACGGTCGCCGATGCCGACGGGAACCCGGCCATTCGCACGCGGCCGCTGCCGCCGCCGCGCAGCAGCCGGAGATCCTCCTGCGCGGCCTCGAGCGCGTTGACCACGGCCGGCGCGTGGCGGGCGAGCAGGCGGCCGGCCTCGGTCAGCCGCGCGCGGCGGCCGATGCGCTCCACGAGCGGCACGCCGGTGCGGGCCTCGAGCCGTTTGATGTGCTGGCTCACGGCGGGCTGGCTGTAGCCGAGCGCCGCAGCGGCTCTCGTGATCGAGCCGCTGTCGGCGACGGCGCGCATCAGCCGCAGATCCTGCGCATCCAGATCGATCCCGGCGGCGCGGGCGCCGTCTCTCGTATCCGTCATGGCGACAACCATAACGTCCGCGCATGTAGCTGATTCGAAACCTGCCGTAGACCAATGAGACATCCGGCGCGACGCTGGATGAGATGTCCCCCCTCTCCCTCACCTCCCCGATCGCCGCGCTGCGCGACGAGTTCCTCGGCGGGCCCGGCTACCTCGCCGCGTGCACCGTCGGCCTGCCCCCGCGTGCGACCCGCGACGCCCTGATCGCGGACGCGGAGTCCGCCGCCGCCGGACGCGTCGACGTCCCGACCTACACCGCCGCGGCCGAGCGGTCGCGCGCGCTGTTCGCGCAGCTGGTCGGCGTCGACGCCTCCCGTGTCGCGATCGGCTCGCAGACCTCGCCCTTCGCCGCCCTGATCGCCGCGGCGCTGCCCGACGGCGCCGAGGTGCTCGTCCCGGAGGGCGACTTCTCCTCCCTGCTGCTGCCGTTCGTGCACTCGACGCGGCGCCTGCGGGTGCGGGCCGTCCCCCTCCCCGAACTCGCGGACGCCGTGGGCGAGGACACCGCGCTCGTCGCCTTCTCGCTCGTGCAGTCCGCGACCGGCGACGTGGCCGACCTCCCCGCCATCACGGCGGCCGCTCGGCGCCACGGCGCCCGCACGCTGTGCGACGGCGCGCAGGCGATCGGCTGGCTGCCGGTCGCCGCCGACGCCGTCGATGCGCTCGTCTGCCACGCCTACAAGTGGCTGTGCGCGCCGCGCGGGGTCGCGTTCCTCGCGGTCTCCGAGGAGTTCGCGCGCGAGATCCCGCCGCTGTTCGCCGGCTGGTACGCGGGCGCCGATCCGTGGACCTCCTGCTACGGGCACGACCTCCCGCTCGCGACCGATGCGACGCGGCTCGACATCTCCCCCGCTTGGCAGGCCTTCCTCGGCGCCGAGCAGTCGCTCGCGCTGTTCGCCGGCGCGGACCCCGGGGCGATCCACGCGCACGACACCGGCCTCGCGCGGCGTTGTCGCGAGCTGCTCGCGCTCCCGGAGCCGGCGATCGCCAGCGCGATCGTCTCCGCCCCGGATCCGGACGGCGACGGTCTCGCCCGGCTCGTGCGGGCCGGCATCACCGCCTCCGGACGCGCCGGTCGCGTGCGCCTCGGCTTCCACGTCTTCAACGACCTCGAGGACGTCGAGCTCGCTGTGCGCGCCCTGCGCGGCTGACACGGAGGCGGGCACGGACGAGCGACGCCGCGCCCGAGATCAGCGGCGACCGAGCGGCGACAGCAGCGCCGTGACCGCCACGACGCCCAGTGCGATGAGCGCGAGGGCACCGTAGCCGAGGGTGTCGAGCACCACGCCCGCGAGCACGGCGCCGACGGCCGCCGAGGCCGTCATCGTGGTGTCGCTGAGTCCCTGCCGGCGCGGTCGCCGGCTGATGGGCGTGCTCTCCGTCAGCAGGGCGGATCCGGCGACCGTGCCGGCGCTCCAGCCGAGCCCGAGCAGCAACAGCCCGACGACCACCGCGGGCTGTTCGTCGGGCCAGATGGTGAGCGTGCCGAGCGCGAGCACGAGGATCCCGAAGCCCAGCAGGATCGTCGCGACCCGGCCCATCCGATCCGCCAGCCAGCCGAACAGCGGCGATGCGCCGTACATCCCGAGCACGTGCAGCGCGATCGTGGTGCCGACGAGGAGGGTGATCTCGGTCGTGTCGGAGCCGTGCCCGGCGTGCGCGCCGCCGTGCGCGATGTGCGACAGGTGGATCGGCGTCATCGCCATCACGGACGCCATCACGACGTGCGAGGCGGCGACCGCGAGCACGGCGTACCGGGCGGCGACGGGCCGGTCGGCCTCCACCACCGGCCCGGCGGGACCGGACGAGCGGGCGATCCGCTGGGCGAGCACGAGCGGATCCGGCCGCAGCGCGACGACGTAGAGCGCCAGGGCCGCGAGCTGCGCGACGATCGAGAACAGGTACGCGCCCGTGAGCGGCGGCATCCCGACGACCGCGCCGAGCACCTCGCCGGGCGTGATCATGAGCGGTCCGAGCACTCCCCCGACGGTCGTCGCCCAGACCACCGTGCCGAGGTCGCGTCCGCGGCGCTGCGGCGTCGCGAGGTCGGTCGCGGCGAAGCGCGACTGCAGGTTCCCGGCGTTTCCCATGCCGATCAGGATCACGCCGACCAGCAGCAGCGGGAACGCGCGCAGCCCCGCGGAGGTGATCACGATCGCGATCCCGATGAGAGCGAACACGTTGCCGAGCGTCAGGGCGAAGCGCCGCCCGCGGGCCCCGGCCAGGCGCGCGAGCGGGATGGCGCACAGCGCGGCGCCGAGCGTGACGGCCGCCGTCGCGAAGCCGGAGAGCGACTCCTGCCCCGACACGTCGGCCGCGAGCAGCGCGCCGAGCGACACCGTCGCGCCGAAGGACACGCCGCCGAGCACCTGACCCGCCGCCAGGACCCGGACCGTCCGGCCCTGGATCCGCGCGAGCTCCTGGGCGACAGGGACGGTGGTCACGACGTCAGCGCGTCGCGGGCGGTGTTGCGCAGGATCCCGAGGCCGGGGATCTCGACCTCGATCGTGTCGCCGGCCTGGAACGGCCCGACGCCGGCCGGCGTGCCGGTCAGCAGCACGTCACCCGGCAGCAGCGTGAAGGCCGCCGACGCGTACTCGATCAGGGACGGGATGTCGAAGATCATGTCCGTGAACGGCGCCTGCTGCTTCACCTCGCCGTTCAGCCGCGTGATGACCTCGCCCTGCGACACGTCGAAGTCGGTCTCGATCGCGGGCCCGAGCGGGCAGAACGTGTCGAAGCCCTTCGCGCGCGCCCACTGCCCGTCCGGCTTCTGCAGGTCGCGCGCCGTGACGTCGTTCGCGACCGTGTAGCCGAACACGTAGGAGAGCGCGTTCTCGGCCGTGACGTTCTTCGCGATGCGGCCGATCACGAGCGCGAGCTCACCCTCCCACTGCGTGTCCTTCGTCTGCGGGGGTCGCACGATCGTGTCACCGGGCCCGATCACCGACGTGTTCGGCTTGAAGAACAGCATGGGCTGCTTGGGCACCTCGTTGCCGAGCTCCGCCGCGTGGTCGCGGTAATTGCGCCCCACGCACACGACCTTGGATCGCGGGATCACGGGGGCCAGCAGCGCGGCATCGGCGAGCGGCACGCGCTCCCCCGTGGTCTCGAACCCCGCGAACATCGGATCGCCCGCCAGGACGACCAGATCGGCCTCGTCGAGGATCCCGTAGCGGATGGTGTCGTTGTGGCTGAACCGGGCGATCTTCACCCGCTCAGCCTAACGACACCGCTCAGGCGTCGAGCCGGTGCAGCCAGCCGTGCCTGTCCTCGCGGCGGCCGTACTGGATGTCCGTGAGCTCCTCACGCAGCGACAGCGCGAGTTCGCCGATCGGCTGGGCGTCCTCGAAGCCGGCGGCCTTGAGCGCTCCGATCGGGGTGATCACGGCCGCGGTGCCGCACGCGAACACCTCGGTGAAGTCGCCGGATGCGACGCCCTCGCGCCACTCGGTCAGCGACACGGGGCGCTGCTCGACCGTGAGGCCGCGGTCGCGCGCGAGCTGCAGGAGGGAGTTGCGCGTGATGCCGTCGAGGATCGTCTCGGAGTCGGGCGTGACGATCGTGCCGTCCTTCTTCACGAACAGGATGTTCATCCCGCCGAGCTCCTCGATGTTGCCGTCGGCGTCGAGGAACACGACCTGGTCGCAGCCGTTCTCGTACGCCTCGGCCTGCGGCAGCAGGCTCGCGGCGTAGTTGCCGCCGGTCTTCGCGGCTCCCGTGCCGCCCTTCGCGGCCCGCTGGTAGCGCTCGGACAGCCAGATCTTGACGGGCTGGATGCCGTTCTTGAAGTACGAGCCGGCGGGGCTCGCGATCACGTAGTAGGCGACCTTGTGCGCGGGACGCACGCCGAGGAAGGCCTCCTTGGCGAACATGAACGGACGCAGGTACAGCGTCTGGTCGTCGCCCGAGGGCACCCAGTCGCCGTCGACCGCGATCAGCTCGCGCAGCGACTGCAGGAAGTACTCGGTCGGCAGCTCGGGCAGCGCGAGGCGGCGCGCGCTGCGCTGCAGGCGCTGCGCGTTCTGCTCGGGACGGAACGTGTAGATGCCGCCGTCCGCGTGGCGGTAGGCCTTGATGCCCTCGAAGATCTCCTGGCCGTAGTGCAGCACGGCCGCGGCCGGGTCGAGGCTGATGGGCCCGTAGGGCTGGACGCGGGGGCGGTGCCAGCCGCCCTTCGCCGACCAGCACACGTCGACCATGTGGTCGGTGAAGACGGTGCCGAAGCCGGGGTTCTCGAGCAGCTGCGCACGCTCGGACGGCGACTTCGCCGCAAGATTCTTGGTGACGGCGAACTCGAGCGGGGCGAGCGCGTCGGTCTGGGCGAGGGTGTCGGTCATGTCGGTGGTCCTGTCTCGGGCGCGTGCGCCCAGGTTACGCCTGCAGGCGTGCGGCGATCGCGTCGCCCACCTGCGTCGTGGTGCGGGGCTCGGGGCCCCGGGAGTCGATGTCGTCCTCGATCGCGCGCGTGACGCGATCCGCCTCCTCACGCAGCCCGAGGTGGTCGAGCAGCAGGGCGATGGAGCCGATGGCGGCCGTCGGGTCGGCTTTGCCGGTTCCGGCGATGTCGGGCGCCGATCCGTGCACGGGCTCGAACATCGACGGGAAGGCGCCGCTGGGGTTGATGTTTCCCGAGGCGGCGAGGCCGATGCCACCGGTGACGGCGCCGGCCAGGTCGGTGAGGATGTCGCCGAAGAGGTTGTCGGTGACGATCACGTCGAAGCGGCCGGGGTTCGTGACCAGGAAGATGGTGGCCGCGTCGACGTGCAGATAGTCTACGGCGACGTCCGGATGGCCAATCGCCACCTCCTGGACCGTGCGCTGCCACAGGGCGCCCGCGTTGACGAGCACGTTCGTCTTGTGCACGAGCGTGAGGCGCTTCGAGCGGCGCTCGGCCAGCTCGAACGCGTAGCGCACCACGCGCTCGACGCCGTAGGCGGTGTTGACGCTCGTCTCGTTCGCGACTTCGTGCGGCGTGCCGCGCCGGATGGAGCCGCCGTTGCCGACGTACGGCCCCTCCGTGCCCTCGCGCACGACGACGAAGTCGATCTCACCGGGCGCGGCGAGCGGCCCGGGCTGTCCCGCGTAGAGCTTCGAGGGGCGCAGGTTCACGTAGTGGTCGAGCTCGAAGCGCAGCTTCAGCAGCAGGCCGCGCTCGATGTTGGCGTCCTTCAGCCGCGGGTCGCCGGGGACGCCGCCGACCGCGCCGAGCAGGATCGCGTCGTGGGCCTTGATCGCCTCGAGGTCGTCGTCCGTGAGCGTGTCGCCGGTCTCGAGATAGCGACCGGCGCCGAGCGAGAACCGCCTCTTGTCGAACGTGACGTCGGATCCGGCGGTGACGGCGTCGAGCACCTTCTCCGCCTCGGCGATCACCTCGGGGCCGATCCCGTCGCCGGGGATGACCGCCAGCTTCACAACGCGCGACATCGCTCTCCTTCTCGCTCCGCCGACGCGAGGCGACTCAGCCCGCGACGGTCTTCCGGCGTCTTCCCAGCGTACTGGCGCCGATGAGCGCGGCGAGCACGACGAGCGCCGCGCCGATCAGCGACGTGACCGTCACGCCGCCGTCGAAGGCCTGGGCCGCGGCGTCCCGCAGCGCTCCCCCGACCTGTCCGCCGAGCTCGTCGGCGGCGTTCATCGCGCCCGCCAGCGTCTCGCGCGCATGCGCCGCGAGGGGGTCCGGCACGCTCGCCGGGATCGTGAGCGACGAGCGGTACGACGCGGTCAGGATGCCGCCCAGGATCGACGTGCCCAGCACCGCGCCGAGCTCGTACGCGGTCTCGGACACGGCGCTCGCCGCCCCGGCCTTCGCCGCGGGCGCGTTCGCGAGGATCAGCTCGCCCGAGACGGTCTCGGCGGCCCCGATGCCCGCCCCCAGCAGCGCGAACGCGATGACGAGCAGCCACAGGTCGTGACCGCCCGCGGCGGCGACCACGAGGTACCCCACGATCGCGAGCGACAGGCACGACGGCACCACGATCGCCGCCGAGAACCGCCGCGCGATGGGCGTCACGGCCAGGCCGCCGAGGATCGACAGCGCCATCCCGGGGACCAGCGCGAACCCGGCCGCCATGGGGCTGAGGCCGACGATCAGCTGCAGGTGCTGCGAGACGAAGTAGAGGAAGCCCACGAGCGCGATCACGCTGCAGAGGTTCACGAGCAGCGAGCCGCTGAAGGCCGCGCGTCCGAACAGCGACATGTCGAGCATCGGCGTGGGCATCCGCAGCTGGCGGCGCACGAACAGCCAGCCGAACAGCGCGCCGATCGCGATGGGCACGACGCCGACCCAGCCGTGCACCGCGACCTCCTTGATGCCGTAGGCGACGGGCGCGAGCGCGAGCATCGACAGCACGATGCTCGCCGCGTCCACGGGACCCGGATGCGGATCGCGGCTCTCGCGGACGAAGATCGGCGCGAGGATCAGCAGCAGCGTCAGCACGGGCACGGCCAGGAGGAACACGCTCTGCCACGGCAGGTTCTCGATCAGGAACCCGCCGACGATCGGACCGAGCGCGGCACCGGCCGAGAACATGCCCGCCCAGATCGCGATCGCGATGCGCCGCTGATCGCGGTTCGGGAAGATCCCGCGCAGGAGCGACATGGTCGACGGCATGAGCGACGCGCCGAACAGCCCCATCGCGGCGCGCGCGGCGATGAGCCACCCGGCCGTGGGCGCGAACACCGCGAGCACCGACACGGCGGTGAACCCCACGGCGCCCCACAGCAGCATGCGGCGACGGCCGAGACGGTCGCCGAGCGACCCCATGGTCACGAGCAGCCCCGCGAGCACGAGCGAGTACGCGTCGATGATCCACAGCTGCTCGGCGCTGGAGGGCTCCAGATCGCGCGCGATGGCGGGCAGCGCGAAGTTCAGGATCGTGTTGTCCACCGAGACCAGCAGCACGGGCAGCATGAGCACCGCGAGCGCCACCCAGGCGCGCCAGCCCGCCCGCTGATCCGCGATCTGCTCCGTCGACGTCGTGATCGTCATCCGAGTGGCTCCCTTTTTCTATACCGTCCCGACGGTACAGTAATGCGCGCCGCTCGGCATTCCCTGGGCATGAGAGGGTGGACGGCATGACCCGCCCGCCGCACGCCCGCGAGAAGGTCCTCGACGCGTTCGAGCAGCTGCTCATCCGCGAGGGCGAGCGCGCCGCGACGCTGGAGAGCGTCGCCCGGGAGGCGGGCGTCTCCAAGGGCGGACTGCTGTACCACTTCGGATCCCGCGAGGCGCTGGAGCAGGGCCTGTTCGAGCGCCTGCGCGCCCTCGCCGCCGAGAACGTCGAGGAGCTGCAGCGCGCCCCCGAGGGTCCCCTCGCCTCCTTCCTGGCGACGTCGGGCGACGTGGGCCTCCCCGTCGACCGCGCGATCAACGCGGTGAGCAGGCTCGCGCACGGCGGCAACGGCACCGCGTCGGCCGAGCTGGCGGCCGTGCGCGCCGGCTGGGCCGAGGCGCTGCGGCCGCACGTGCGCGACGACGTCGCGCTGGATCTCGTGATGCTCGTGAGCGACGGCATCTACGTCAATTCGGCGCTCATGAACGATCTGCCGGGTCCTGTCCCCCGCGGCGAGGCGCTGGCGGGACTCATCCGGCTCGTCCAGTCCGCCGTCGCGGACTGACGACGGAGCTCAGCGCGCCGCGCGAGCGGCGAGCACGCGGCGGCAGCGCCGCAGCATGGCGTGCACGATCCAGGGGTGCAGGATGCCCACCGGGGCGAAGTACAGCCGCCCCCGCCAGTTGTGCAGGCGCACGATCGTCGTCATCCGCACGACGCGCATGACCGGATCCACGGCGACCGCGCACCGGAACTCGAGGTGAGCGTCGTCGAAGGCCATCAGCGCCTCCTGGCCGACGACCTGGCGCACGTCGAACACGCCCTTCGGCGCCGGACGCAGCCCCAGCAGCGGCGCGAGCGCCATCCGCACGCCGAACAGGGCGCGCACCGCGAACGGCAGCGATGCGGCGGAGAACACCGTCTCCGCCCAGACCCGCGGGTCATCCGGCGTGCGCGGCGGCTGGGCGACGAGGATCACGTCGCCGTAGTCGAAGCGCTCCCCGGCCCGCAGCGCGAGGCTCGTCAGGCCGGGGGCGCCCACGATCACTCCGCGGTGATCTCGATCTGCGTGATGACCGGCGCGTCGATGTCGCGGCCGATCTCGGCGAGCACCTCGTCGGGAACGCGCTGGTCGACCGTGACGATGCTGAGCGCCAGGCCCGCCTGCTCGCGCGCGACCTGCATGCCCTCGATGTTGATACCCGCCGCGCCGAACTTCGCGCCGT
The Microbacterium sp. JZ31 genome window above contains:
- a CDS encoding branched-chain amino acid aminotransferase, whose translation is MTDTLAQTDALAPLEFAVTKNLAAKSPSERAQLLENPGFGTVFTDHMVDVCWSAKGGWHRPRVQPYGPISLDPAAAVLHYGQEIFEGIKAYRHADGGIYTFRPEQNAQRLQRSARRLALPELPTEYFLQSLRELIAVDGDWVPSGDDQTLYLRPFMFAKEAFLGVRPAHKVAYYVIASPAGSYFKNGIQPVKIWLSERYQRAAKGGTGAAKTGGNYAASLLPQAEAYENGCDQVVFLDADGNIEELGGMNILFVKKDGTIVTPDSETILDGITRNSLLQLARDRGLTVEQRPVSLTEWREGVASGDFTEVFACGTAAVITPIGALKAAGFEDAQPIGELALSLREELTDIQYGRREDRHGWLHRLDA
- a CDS encoding MFS transporter; this encodes MTTVPVAQELARIQGRTVRVLAAGQVLGGVSFGATVSLGALLAADVSGQESLSGFATAAVTLGAALCAIPLARLAGARGRRFALTLGNVFALIGIAIVITSAGLRAFPLLLVGVILIGMGNAGNLQSRFAATDLATPQRRGRDLGTVVWATTVGGVLGPLMITPGEVLGAVVGMPPLTGAYLFSIVAQLAALALYVVALRPDPLVLAQRIARSSGPAGPVVEADRPVAARYAVLAVAASHVVMASVMAMTPIHLSHIAHGGAHAGHGSDTTEITLLVGTTIALHVLGMYGASPLFGWLADRMGRVATILLGFGILVLALGTLTIWPDEQPAVVVGLLLLGLGWSAGTVAGSALLTESTPISRRPRRQGLSDTTMTASAAVGAVLAGVVLDTLGYGALALIALGVVAVTALLSPLGRR
- a CDS encoding DUF2867 domain-containing protein, translating into MGAPGLTSLALRAGERFDYGDVILVAQPPRTPDDPRVWAETVFSAASLPFAVRALFGVRMALAPLLGLRPAPKGVFDVRQVVGQEALMAFDDAHLEFRCAVAVDPVMRVVRMTTIVRLHNWRGRLYFAPVGILHPWIVHAMLRRCRRVLAARAAR
- a CDS encoding 3-isopropylmalate dehydrogenase; this encodes MSRVVKLAVIPGDGIGPEVIAEAEKVLDAVTAGSDVTFDKRRFSLGAGRYLETGDTLTDDDLEAIKAHDAILLGAVGGVPGDPRLKDANIERGLLLKLRFELDHYVNLRPSKLYAGQPGPLAAPGEIDFVVVREGTEGPYVGNGGSIRRGTPHEVANETSVNTAYGVERVVRYAFELAERRSKRLTLVHKTNVLVNAGALWQRTVQEVAIGHPDVAVDYLHVDAATIFLVTNPGRFDVIVTDNLFGDILTDLAGAVTGGIGLAASGNINPSGAFPSMFEPVHGSAPDIAGTGKADPTAAIGSIALLLDHLGLREEADRVTRAIEDDIDSRGPEPRTTTQVGDAIAARLQA
- a CDS encoding aminotransferase class V-fold PLP-dependent enzyme — translated: MSPLSLTSPIAALRDEFLGGPGYLAACTVGLPPRATRDALIADAESAAAGRVDVPTYTAAAERSRALFAQLVGVDASRVAIGSQTSPFAALIAAALPDGAEVLVPEGDFSSLLLPFVHSTRRLRVRAVPLPELADAVGEDTALVAFSLVQSATGDVADLPAITAAARRHGARTLCDGAQAIGWLPVAADAVDALVCHAYKWLCAPRGVAFLAVSEEFAREIPPLFAGWYAGADPWTSCYGHDLPLATDATRLDISPAWQAFLGAEQSLALFAGADPGAIHAHDTGLARRCRELLALPEPAIASAIVSAPDPDGDGLARLVRAGITASGRAGRVRLGFHVFNDLEDVELAVRALRG
- a CDS encoding fumarylacetoacetate hydrolase family protein, which produces MKIARFSHNDTIRYGILDEADLVVLAGDPMFAGFETTGERVPLADAALLAPVIPRSKVVCVGRNYRDHAAELGNEVPKQPMLFFKPNTSVIGPGDTIVRPPQTKDTQWEGELALVIGRIAKNVTAENALSYVFGYTVANDVTARDLQKPDGQWARAKGFDTFCPLGPAIETDFDVSQGEVITRLNGEVKQQAPFTDMIFDIPSLIEYASAAFTLLPGDVLLTGTPAGVGPFQAGDTIEVEIPGLGILRNTARDALTS
- a CDS encoding MFS transporter: MTITTSTEQIADQRAGWRAWVALAVLMLPVLLVSVDNTILNFALPAIARDLEPSSAEQLWIIDAYSLVLAGLLVTMGSLGDRLGRRRMLLWGAVGFTAVSVLAVFAPTAGWLIAARAAMGLFGASLMPSTMSLLRGIFPNRDQRRIAIAIWAGMFSAGAALGPIVGGFLIENLPWQSVFLLAVPVLTLLLILAPIFVRESRDPHPGPVDAASIVLSMLALAPVAYGIKEVAVHGWVGVVPIAIGALFGWLFVRRQLRMPTPMLDMSLFGRAAFSGSLLVNLCSVIALVGFLYFVSQHLQLIVGLSPMAAGFALVPGMALSILGGLAVTPIARRFSAAIVVPSCLSLAIVGYLVVAAAGGHDLWLLVIAFALLGAGIGAAETVSGELILANAPAAKAGAASAVSETAYELGAVLGTSILGGILTASYRSSLTIPASVPDPLAAHARETLAGAMNAADELGGQVGGALRDAAAQAFDGGVTVTSLIGAALVVLAALIGASTLGRRRKTVAG
- a CDS encoding TetR/AcrR family transcriptional regulator → MTRPPHAREKVLDAFEQLLIREGERAATLESVAREAGVSKGGLLYHFGSREALEQGLFERLRALAAENVEELQRAPEGPLASFLATSGDVGLPVDRAINAVSRLAHGGNGTASAELAAVRAGWAEALRPHVRDDVALDLVMLVSDGIYVNSALMNDLPGPVPRGEALAGLIRLVQSAVAD